A genomic window from Gigantopelta aegis isolate Gae_Host unplaced genomic scaffold, Gae_host_genome ctg3069_pilon_pilon, whole genome shotgun sequence includes:
- the LOC121391894 gene encoding LOW QUALITY PROTEIN: tyrosinase-like (The sequence of the model RefSeq protein was modified relative to this genomic sequence to represent the inferred CDS: deleted 2 bases in 2 codons), whose product MANDYAHESTGFLTWHRLYLLWFEREMQILLNDPSFTIQYWNWANPNDRTSTMGDVAASPNDPVFINHHTMVDYIFEKWLQKYQQNWLRLIVFGKYDGPKNDPKFAGHSDNDCIVPFIPVYTHKDMFKQAENFGYSYSGNH is encoded by the exons ATGG cAAATGATTATGCTCATGAGTCAACAGGATTTTTAACATGGCATCGTCTGTATTTGTTGTGGTTTGAAAGAGAA atgcaaatattattaaatgatcCAAGTTTTACTATACAATATTGGAACTGGGCTAATCCTAATGATCGGACAA GCACAATGGGAGATGTAGCAGCCTCACCTAATGATCCAGTATTTATCAATCACCACACA ATGGTAGATTATATCTTTGAAAAATGGCTTCAAAAGTATCAGCAAAATTGGCTTCGATTGATAGTGTTTGGTAAATATGATGGACCTAAGAATGATCCTAAGTTTGCTGGACATAGTGATAATGACTGTATTGTTCCCTTCATACCAGTCTACACACACAAGGATATGTTTAAACAAGCTGAAAACTTTGGATATTCTTATTCTGGTAATCATTAA